A genomic window from Cloacibacillus evryensis DSM 19522 includes:
- the miaA gene encoding tRNA (adenosine(37)-N6)-dimethylallyltransferase MiaA, translating into MVKKIPVVAIIGPTAVGKTEFSLALAARLNAEVISVDSRQVYRYLDVGTDKVSREIRREVIHHLIDVVDPDQIYSAADFAEDTEDAVSRIMARGRAPLLIGGTPFYYRALAGMLSEDLPKDENIRSQLEEEITGRGLPALHQELLEIDPEAGARIHRNDPVRTMRALEIFRITGKNASWWYGRQGKIESPYEILYIGLTRLRANLYRNIERRVKEQFASGYPEEVKWLLDNGYSPSLPALQGFGYRELVRYIGGECTFLEAIEGDIRSTKAFSRRQMTWFKHFEPAVWYDFDEVSKEDALKDVVPRCLAHLEGGA; encoded by the coding sequence ATGGTTAAGAAAATTCCCGTTGTTGCGATAATCGGACCGACCGCGGTCGGCAAGACGGAGTTCAGCCTCGCGCTTGCCGCCAGGCTGAATGCCGAGGTCATCTCTGTCGACTCGCGCCAGGTCTACCGTTATCTCGACGTCGGCACGGACAAGGTCTCGCGTGAGATCCGGCGCGAGGTGATCCACCATCTGATCGACGTCGTCGACCCCGATCAGATATATTCCGCCGCCGACTTCGCGGAGGATACTGAGGACGCCGTGAGCCGGATCATGGCCCGCGGACGCGCGCCGCTGCTGATCGGAGGCACGCCATTCTACTACCGCGCGCTTGCCGGAATGCTCTCGGAGGACCTGCCTAAAGATGAAAATATCAGGTCCCAGCTTGAAGAGGAGATAACGGGACGCGGGCTTCCCGCGCTGCATCAGGAGCTGCTTGAGATAGATCCCGAAGCGGGGGCCAGGATACATCGGAACGACCCCGTCCGCACCATGCGCGCCCTCGAAATATTCCGCATCACCGGCAAAAATGCGAGCTGGTGGTACGGGCGGCAGGGCAAGATAGAGTCTCCCTATGAAATATTGTATATCGGCCTGACGCGGCTGCGCGCCAATCTTTACCGGAATATAGAGCGCCGCGTCAAGGAGCAGTTCGCCAGCGGATATCCGGAGGAGGTCAAATGGCTGCTTGACAACGGCTATTCTCCGTCGCTTCCCGCCCTGCAGGGCTTTGGCTATCGCGAATTGGTGCGGTACATCGGCGGCGAATGCACCTTTCTTGAGGCGATCGAGGGCGACATCCGCTCGACTAAGGCCTTCTCTCGCCGGCAGATGACTTGGTTCAAGCATTTTGAGCCCGCTGTATGGTACGATTTTGACGAGGTATCGAAGGAGGACGCCCTAAAAGACGTCGTCCCGCGCTGCCTCGCGCACCTGGAGGGCGGCGCGTGA
- the mutL gene encoding DNA mismatch repair endonuclease MutL codes for MIKKLAPDISTRIAAGEVIERPSSVAKELIENSLDAGARTISIQTEQGGKSSFVIEDDGCGIPCAELPLALERYATSKITDIEDLERISTLGYRGEALASVAAVSRMEIRSKTDGAGTGGLIRCEAGVITLHTETPAKPGTRIQIDDLFFNLPARRKFLKTSSAELRRIVQIVNDYALIHPEVTFRLYEENKKILEYTGAGSVEETLLRRWGLQTKIYHSESRSGPLFARLWWNPIPDSRRVVIMLFVNGRRVQDAAIRAALSTADAAAYGEWLVLLDLPPQDVDVNIHPTKEEVRFRRSGDAFKIVYDNAKAIFAQRHSIAAPPMPPGGAEAFLTPPRAAFGTEPSSAQASYSPDGWSFQKKGPWRAASPLGAEAQAENIFTPAEETPPDEEEFFFDKNYVGQSAEGFLIFDFPGALAVMDPHAAHERILFEDICENFKDNIATQWLTLPMEIPQAAAAEAALYEKELAALGFRTEGGKVTAVPAIKGKGHLSPIDMLRSALRGLEVENDPAKRDREVWWRMARLACRDAVKLGRRFEPEEALELLRRLERCDTPYTCPHGRPTVFLIENKKLRDWFER; via the coding sequence ATGATAAAGAAGCTCGCCCCCGACATTTCAACGAGGATCGCCGCCGGAGAGGTGATAGAACGTCCCTCGTCCGTCGCGAAGGAACTGATAGAAAATTCGCTCGACGCGGGAGCCCGCACGATTTCGATACAGACGGAACAGGGCGGCAAGAGCTCTTTCGTCATCGAGGACGACGGCTGCGGCATCCCCTGCGCGGAGCTGCCGCTCGCGCTTGAGCGCTACGCGACGAGCAAGATAACGGACATCGAAGACCTTGAGAGGATATCGACCCTGGGGTATCGCGGGGAGGCGCTCGCGAGCGTCGCCGCCGTCTCGCGGATGGAGATACGCAGCAAGACGGACGGAGCCGGCACCGGCGGCCTCATCCGCTGCGAGGCGGGCGTGATAACCCTGCACACGGAGACGCCGGCGAAGCCGGGGACGCGGATACAGATAGACGACCTGTTTTTCAACCTGCCCGCGCGCCGTAAATTTCTTAAGACCTCGTCGGCGGAGCTGCGCAGGATCGTCCAGATCGTCAACGACTACGCGCTGATACATCCCGAGGTGACCTTCCGCCTTTACGAGGAGAATAAAAAGATCCTTGAATATACGGGGGCCGGTAGTGTGGAGGAGACGCTGCTGCGCCGCTGGGGCCTACAGACGAAGATATATCATTCCGAGTCGCGGAGCGGTCCTCTCTTCGCCCGCCTCTGGTGGAATCCGATCCCGGATTCGCGCCGCGTCGTGATCATGCTCTTCGTCAACGGGCGGCGGGTGCAGGACGCCGCGATACGCGCCGCTCTTTCCACCGCTGACGCCGCGGCTTACGGCGAATGGCTCGTACTTCTCGACCTCCCTCCGCAGGATGTCGACGTCAATATCCATCCGACGAAGGAGGAAGTGCGCTTCCGCCGGAGCGGCGACGCCTTCAAGATCGTTTATGACAACGCAAAGGCGATCTTCGCGCAGCGGCATTCGATCGCCGCGCCGCCGATGCCGCCCGGCGGGGCCGAGGCTTTTCTGACGCCGCCGCGGGCCGCCTTCGGAACGGAGCCCTCTTCCGCGCAGGCGTCATACAGCCCGGACGGATGGAGCTTCCAGAAGAAGGGACCGTGGCGCGCCGCCAGCCCGCTGGGCGCGGAGGCGCAGGCGGAAAACATCTTCACGCCGGCGGAGGAAACGCCGCCGGACGAAGAAGAGTTTTTCTTCGATAAAAATTATGTCGGCCAGAGCGCCGAGGGTTTCCTGATTTTCGACTTTCCGGGGGCGCTCGCCGTGATGGACCCGCACGCGGCGCATGAACGCATCCTTTTTGAGGATATCTGCGAAAATTTCAAAGATAATATCGCGACGCAGTGGCTGACTCTGCCGATGGAGATACCGCAGGCGGCGGCCGCCGAGGCGGCGCTCTACGAAAAAGAGCTTGCCGCGCTCGGATTCCGCACGGAGGGCGGCAAGGTGACGGCGGTGCCCGCGATCAAGGGCAAAGGGCATCTCTCGCCGATCGACATGCTCCGCTCGGCTCTGCGCGGCCTGGAGGTCGAAAACGACCCCGCCAAACGCGACCGCGAGGTGTGGTGGCGCATGGCGCGCCTCGCCTGCCGCGACGCGGTAAAGCTGGGACGCCGTTTTGAGCCCGAGGAGGCCCTTGAACTGCTGCGCCGCCTCGAACGCTGCGACACACCGTATACCTGCCCGCACGGAAGGCCGACGGTATTCCTCATCGAAAATAAAAAACTACGCGACTGGTTTGAAAGATAA
- the mutS gene encoding DNA mismatch repair protein MutS: protein MELPVGIKMTPMLEQYVHWKDKYPDCLLFFRMGDFYEMFFEDAKTASAVLDITLTSRSKDSENQIPMAGVPFHSVDSYLGRLVSAGFRVAICEQITEPDGRTLVERSVTRIVTPGTWLPENSDGDGKIAACLFDGRNLSLALLDSASGALRAGTFSFEGGVSILSAFAPNEVLLRRGQIDQFRKNCPSLASCNAVERDRGDFAPAQASAWLCRKWNISSLSAMGLDDRDAAAGAAATAVKYLEETQFSKASHITAVTPILPRENLILDQNTQANLELIDQSATSLFWVLNRCRTPMGKRMLKEWITSPLQDIEAIGARQDIVERLTGDPRLRSRLSELLAGCRDMGKSLSRITLKMGSPSDMLVIKETLDIVPEIRAIAAGEGALAALIPACDTSELAALLHAAVADSVPRFLRDGGVIKSGYDAELDSWRSKAEDSSSWLAAFEEAERAKSGIKNLKAGVNKVFGYYIEIPKGSADRAPLNYIRKQTLVNAERFITDELKAFEREMFSAEGEMLAIEERIYAALVDEVLAQASSIQRTANFLAELDTLLSLAAVAAEQGYCRPRMDMSKDFVVRGARHPVVEVTLGKNPFTPNDFNFSAENGRRIALITGPNMAGKSTYLRMAALIAVMAHMGSFIPAESARIGLIDRVFTRIGARDELARGQSTFMVEMVETANILRHATDRSLIILDEVGRGTSTYDGLSIAWSVVEFLQGQEHAQPRVFFATHYHELTQLADLLPGIVNLSMGVEEGEHGVVFLHKIVEAPSDRSYGIEVARLAGVPAAVLRRSEELLAKFEEKGAEKNEEIKNSQQNQLTLFDVRQEAILEELSVCDPNNMTPLAALELVCRLREESRKVLGFK from the coding sequence TTGGAATTGCCCGTTGGAATCAAGATGACCCCCATGCTTGAGCAGTATGTGCACTGGAAGGACAAGTACCCGGACTGCCTTCTCTTTTTCCGCATGGGAGATTTTTACGAGATGTTCTTTGAAGACGCGAAGACGGCCTCCGCCGTGCTCGACATCACCCTTACCTCACGTTCCAAGGATTCGGAAAACCAGATACCGATGGCGGGCGTCCCCTTCCATTCAGTCGATTCCTACCTTGGCAGGCTTGTCTCCGCCGGCTTCCGCGTGGCGATCTGCGAGCAGATCACCGAACCGGACGGACGGACTCTCGTCGAGCGCAGCGTCACCCGCATCGTCACGCCGGGGACGTGGCTGCCGGAGAACTCCGACGGCGACGGAAAGATCGCGGCCTGTCTCTTCGATGGCAGGAACCTCTCTCTGGCGCTGCTGGATTCCGCGAGCGGCGCCCTGCGCGCCGGTACCTTCTCCTTTGAGGGCGGAGTTTCGATCCTTTCGGCCTTTGCCCCCAACGAAGTGCTTCTGCGGCGCGGACAGATCGACCAGTTCCGCAAAAATTGTCCCTCTCTCGCCTCCTGCAACGCGGTGGAGCGCGACAGGGGGGATTTCGCTCCCGCGCAGGCCTCAGCTTGGCTCTGCCGCAAGTGGAATATATCGTCGTTGTCCGCGATGGGGCTCGACGATCGCGACGCGGCGGCGGGGGCGGCGGCCACCGCCGTCAAATACCTTGAGGAGACTCAATTTTCCAAGGCGTCGCACATAACCGCCGTCACGCCGATACTCCCGCGCGAAAACCTCATTCTTGACCAGAACACTCAGGCAAATCTTGAACTTATCGATCAGAGCGCGACCTCGCTGTTCTGGGTGCTCAACCGCTGCCGCACGCCGATGGGCAAGAGGATGCTTAAGGAGTGGATCACCTCGCCGTTGCAGGACATTGAAGCGATCGGGGCGCGCCAGGATATAGTCGAACGGCTGACGGGCGATCCGAGGCTCAGGTCGCGCCTGAGCGAGCTGCTCGCGGGCTGCCGCGATATGGGAAAATCGCTTTCCCGCATCACCCTTAAAATGGGTTCGCCCTCGGATATGCTGGTCATTAAGGAGACTCTCGACATCGTGCCTGAGATAAGGGCGATCGCCGCCGGGGAGGGGGCTCTCGCCGCCCTCATTCCCGCCTGTGACACCTCGGAGCTCGCGGCGCTGCTCCACGCGGCGGTAGCCGACTCGGTACCGCGCTTCTTGCGCGACGGCGGCGTCATCAAAAGCGGCTACGACGCGGAGCTTGATTCGTGGCGCAGCAAGGCGGAGGATTCCTCGTCGTGGCTCGCCGCCTTTGAGGAGGCCGAGCGCGCCAAAAGCGGCATAAAAAACCTGAAGGCCGGCGTCAACAAGGTCTTCGGATATTACATAGAAATACCGAAAGGCAGCGCCGACAGGGCTCCCCTGAATTACATACGCAAGCAGACGCTTGTGAACGCCGAGCGTTTCATCACCGACGAGCTGAAGGCCTTTGAGCGTGAAATGTTCAGCGCCGAGGGCGAAATGCTGGCGATAGAAGAGCGGATATACGCAGCCCTGGTGGACGAGGTGCTGGCGCAGGCCTCATCGATACAGCGCACGGCGAATTTCCTCGCCGAGCTTGACACGCTGCTGTCGCTTGCCGCCGTCGCCGCCGAGCAGGGATACTGCCGCCCGCGGATGGACATGAGCAAGGATTTCGTCGTTCGCGGCGCCAGGCACCCCGTCGTCGAGGTGACTCTCGGCAAGAACCCGTTCACGCCGAACGACTTCAACTTCAGCGCCGAAAACGGACGCCGGATCGCCCTCATTACGGGGCCGAATATGGCCGGTAAATCTACCTATCTGCGCATGGCGGCGCTGATCGCGGTGATGGCCCATATGGGTTCCTTCATCCCCGCCGAGAGCGCGCGCATCGGGCTGATCGACCGCGTATTCACGCGCATCGGCGCGCGTGACGAATTGGCGCGCGGGCAGAGCACCTTCATGGTGGAGATGGTGGAGACGGCCAATATATTGCGCCACGCCACGGACCGCAGCCTGATAATCCTCGACGAGGTGGGGCGCGGGACTTCGACTTATGACGGCCTAAGCATCGCCTGGTCGGTAGTCGAATTTTTACAGGGGCAGGAGCACGCCCAGCCGCGCGTATTTTTCGCGACCCATTATCACGAACTTACCCAGCTCGCGGACCTTCTCCCGGGGATAGTCAACCTCAGCATGGGAGTTGAAGAGGGCGAGCACGGCGTGGTATTCCTCCATAAGATCGTCGAAGCGCCATCCGACCGCTCCTACGGGATAGAGGTGGCGCGTCTTGCCGGGGTCCCCGCCGCAGTGCTGCGGCGCTCCGAGGAGCTGCTTGCTAAATTTGAGGAAAAGGGCGCGGAGAAAAACGAGGAGATAAAGAATTCGCAGCAGAACCAGCTCACGCTTTTTGACGTGCGTCAGGAGGCGATCCTCGAGGAGCTTTCCGTCTGCGACCCGAACAATATGACGCCGCTGGCGGCGCTCGAGCTGGTCTGCCGCCTGCGCGAAGAGAGCAGAAAGGTACTTGGATTCAAATGA
- the ruvX gene encoding Holliday junction resolvase RuvX has protein sequence MQRIIALDIGSVRIGVAVSDPLGFFAQGVAVLDAKGCWLSDLAKIAGEYEKPKLLIGMPRRTDGSEGPEAVRMRETAKSVQEYFPDLEIEFWDERFTTTIAQQALLEADVSRAGRKKKVDKIAATLLLQSYLDRGR, from the coding sequence ATGCAGAGGATAATCGCTCTTGATATAGGATCTGTCAGGATCGGTGTCGCCGTCAGCGACCCCTTGGGCTTTTTTGCGCAGGGGGTCGCCGTGCTTGACGCTAAGGGCTGCTGGCTTTCCGATCTAGCAAAGATAGCAGGCGAGTACGAGAAGCCCAAACTTTTGATCGGCATGCCGCGCCGCACCGACGGCAGCGAGGGGCCGGAGGCCGTTCGTATGCGCGAGACGGCGAAGTCGGTACAGGAATATTTTCCAGACCTTGAGATCGAGTTCTGGGACGAGCGCTTTACGACGACCATCGCTCAGCAGGCGCTGCTGGAGGCGGACGTATCGCGCGCGGGAAGAAAGAAAAAGGTGGATAAGATAGCGGCCACCCTGCTTCTTCAAAGCTACCTGGACCGGGGCCGCTGA
- the alaS gene encoding alanine--tRNA ligase, which yields MERRSGKELRELFLKFFEEKGCKRYHSFSLVPDDPTLLFTIAGMVPFKPYFLGLKTPEVTRATTSQKCVRTNDIENVGRTARHHTFFEMLGNFSFGDYFKPEIIPWAWEFLTERVGLDPNRLYATVYLDDDEAFDIWHEKVGLPKERIFRLGADDNFWAAGPVGPCGPCSEIIYDQGEKFSCGKPTCTVGCDCDRYLEIWNLVFMQYNRDEAGNLTPLPHKNIDTGMGLERLASVVQRVPNDFETDLFRPIMDKACELVNVKYGEDPKRDMAVKVISDHIRASAFMIADGILPANDGTGYVLRRLIRRCVRYGRLLGIEEPFLTKLLPVVRESIGDEYQELKEQAATIEQVLSLEEERFSRTLAQGSDLLDSEIAKLEAGKENKLPGDVAFVLYDTFGFPLELTEEICEERGISVDKDGFEAAMEEQRERARASSKQTSSVISKNVYTELADKIAPSPFCGYTEVKCEAQVKAIIIDGELAESAAAGAEADIVLSDTPFYAEKGGQVGDTGTITASGMTFEVADTVYPVADLIVHRGKVLSGVVKTGDGVTAEINAERRAEIQRHHTATHLMHEALARVLGKHVRQAGSIVTPTFLRFDFNHFAPVTLDELREVEGIVYAEVLKNKPVVTTVMAIEEAKKTGARALFDEKYGDEVRVLDIEDFSTELCGGTHVKNTGEIGLVKILREEGIGSGIRRITAVAGSSSLPLFQSFGLAVTSLVTMVGGDIESLMSKVESMVDEKKVLERKNRELQVKAAMSDIENSVRPKANAGGVDLIVEKFENITPDLLRQIGDRIRQKYPNALMLLAGVGEEKHVAFTAMASPDIVKLGANAGSLLKAVAAEMGGKGGGSPTLAQGGAPSSKDLDKAFAAAPKLFEGLMAKGK from the coding sequence ATGGAACGCCGCAGCGGCAAAGAGTTACGCGAACTGTTTTTGAAATTTTTTGAGGAAAAGGGATGCAAAAGGTATCACAGCTTTTCGCTGGTGCCTGACGACCCGACCCTCCTTTTTACGATAGCGGGCATGGTGCCTTTCAAGCCGTATTTCCTCGGCTTGAAGACGCCTGAGGTGACGCGCGCGACGACCTCGCAGAAGTGCGTGCGCACGAACGACATCGAGAACGTCGGACGCACGGCGCGCCATCATACGTTCTTCGAGATGCTGGGCAACTTCAGTTTCGGCGATTACTTCAAGCCCGAGATCATCCCCTGGGCCTGGGAATTTCTCACCGAGCGCGTCGGCCTCGACCCGAACCGCCTCTACGCGACGGTCTATCTTGACGACGACGAGGCTTTCGATATCTGGCACGAAAAGGTCGGGCTGCCGAAGGAGCGCATCTTCCGCCTCGGCGCGGATGACAACTTCTGGGCCGCCGGCCCGGTCGGCCCCTGCGGCCCCTGCTCGGAGATAATCTATGACCAGGGCGAGAAGTTTTCCTGCGGCAAACCGACCTGCACGGTCGGCTGCGACTGCGACCGCTATCTTGAGATATGGAACCTTGTCTTTATGCAGTATAACCGCGACGAGGCCGGCAACCTCACGCCGCTGCCCCATAAAAATATAGACACCGGCATGGGCCTCGAAAGGCTGGCGTCGGTCGTTCAGCGCGTCCCCAACGATTTTGAGACGGACCTTTTCCGTCCGATCATGGACAAAGCCTGCGAACTCGTCAACGTCAAGTACGGAGAGGACCCGAAGAGAGATATGGCGGTCAAGGTCATCTCCGACCACATCCGCGCCTCGGCGTTCATGATCGCCGACGGCATCCTTCCCGCGAACGACGGCACGGGCTACGTGCTGCGCCGGCTCATCAGGCGGTGCGTGCGCTACGGGCGGCTGCTAGGCATCGAAGAGCCGTTCCTTACTAAGCTGCTGCCCGTCGTGCGCGAATCTATAGGCGACGAATATCAGGAGCTGAAGGAACAGGCCGCGACGATAGAGCAGGTGCTGAGCCTTGAAGAGGAGCGCTTCTCGCGCACCTTGGCGCAGGGCAGCGACCTTCTGGATTCGGAAATAGCAAAACTTGAAGCCGGCAAAGAAAATAAGCTGCCCGGTGACGTTGCGTTCGTTCTTTACGACACGTTCGGTTTCCCGCTCGAACTCACGGAGGAGATCTGCGAAGAGCGAGGCATCTCAGTGGATAAGGACGGCTTCGAGGCGGCGATGGAGGAGCAGCGCGAGCGCGCCCGCGCCTCAAGCAAACAGACGAGCAGCGTCATCTCAAAGAACGTCTATACGGAGCTCGCGGATAAGATCGCCCCGAGCCCCTTCTGCGGATATACAGAGGTGAAGTGCGAAGCTCAAGTCAAAGCGATAATCATCGACGGAGAACTTGCCGAGAGCGCCGCGGCCGGCGCAGAGGCCGACATCGTCCTCAGCGATACCCCGTTTTACGCCGAAAAGGGCGGCCAGGTGGGAGACACCGGAACGATAACGGCCTCCGGCATGACGTTTGAGGTGGCTGACACCGTCTATCCGGTGGCGGACCTCATCGTCCACCGCGGCAAGGTCCTCTCCGGCGTCGTAAAAACGGGCGACGGTGTGACCGCTGAAATAAACGCGGAACGCCGCGCCGAGATACAGCGTCACCACACGGCGACTCACCTTATGCACGAGGCGCTCGCGCGCGTGCTCGGCAAGCATGTGCGGCAAGCCGGTTCTATCGTGACGCCGACCTTCCTGCGCTTCGACTTCAACCACTTTGCGCCGGTGACGCTCGACGAACTGCGCGAGGTGGAGGGCATCGTCTACGCCGAGGTGCTGAAAAACAAGCCCGTCGTTACCACCGTGATGGCGATAGAAGAGGCGAAGAAGACGGGCGCCCGCGCGCTTTTTGACGAAAAATACGGGGACGAGGTCCGCGTGCTGGATATAGAGGACTTTTCAACAGAACTTTGCGGCGGGACTCACGTTAAAAACACGGGAGAGATCGGCCTTGTGAAGATCCTCCGCGAGGAGGGCATCGGCTCCGGCATCCGCCGTATAACGGCGGTCGCGGGATCGTCTTCGCTGCCCCTTTTCCAGTCGTTCGGCCTCGCGGTCACTTCGCTCGTGACTATGGTCGGCGGGGATATTGAATCCCTGATGTCCAAGGTCGAGTCGATGGTCGACGAAAAGAAGGTGCTTGAGCGTAAAAACCGTGAGCTTCAGGTGAAAGCCGCGATGTCCGATATAGAGAACAGCGTGAGGCCGAAGGCCAACGCCGGCGGCGTCGACCTTATCGTCGAGAAGTTTGAGAATATCACGCCCGATCTGCTGCGGCAGATCGGCGACCGGATACGCCAGAAGTATCCGAACGCGCTGATGCTGCTCGCCGGCGTCGGCGAAGAAAAGCACGTCGCCTTTACCGCGATGGCTTCGCCCGATATCGTGAAACTCGGGGCGAACGCCGGTTCGCTGCTGAAAGCGGTGGCCGCCGAGATGGGCGGCAAGGGCGGCGGAAGCCCGACGCTGGCGCAGGGCGGAGCGCCTAGCTCAAAGGATCTCGACAAGGCGTTCGCCGCCGCGCCGAAACTCTTTGAGGGGCTAATGGCAAAAGGAAAGTAA
- a CDS encoding amidohydrolase — MQNLYRDVIVWDGESKGARRCDVRTEGSRIAAVEPAGTFRYGAAYEGRGRTALIPGFVNAHGHAAMTLLRGLGEELPLMEWLQQRIWPVENRLNGDLVYAGTQLAIMEMLSTGTTCFADMYFFMDRVAEAALAAGMRAGLCRGIVGGADGAEKLAENLKLARDYNGAQGLVNVQLGPHAPYTVPFELMRDVADAAKENDLAVQLHWLETTSDWTLSESSKSMTPEEFLDKTGLTGVKRLLLAHCVWIEKDKLPFYARPNITAAHNPKSNWKLGSGTAPVAAMQRAGVTVSIGSDGASSNNRLDMWDELRFAALAQKGANMDPTLLSAEDALRMATVNGARALGFEKTGLIKEGYTADFMLIDLDQPHYVGWDLENLPGCLVYAGSSADVRTTVVAGETLYHMGAFTKMDAEKVMNDARAARQYLTSAE; from the coding sequence ATGCAGAATCTCTATCGTGATGTGATCGTATGGGACGGAGAGTCGAAGGGCGCGCGCCGCTGCGACGTGCGCACCGAGGGCTCGCGGATCGCGGCCGTCGAACCGGCCGGCACCTTCCGCTACGGAGCGGCCTATGAGGGGCGCGGCAGGACGGCGCTTATTCCCGGCTTCGTCAACGCGCACGGACACGCGGCGATGACGCTGCTGCGCGGTCTCGGCGAGGAGCTCCCACTCATGGAATGGCTTCAACAAAGGATCTGGCCCGTGGAGAACAGGCTTAACGGAGACCTCGTCTACGCTGGGACTCAGCTCGCGATCATGGAGATGCTCTCGACGGGGACGACCTGCTTCGCCGATATGTATTTCTTCATGGACCGCGTCGCCGAGGCGGCGCTGGCGGCCGGCATGAGAGCCGGGCTATGCCGCGGCATCGTCGGAGGCGCGGACGGCGCGGAGAAGCTCGCGGAAAACCTGAAGCTCGCGCGGGACTACAACGGCGCGCAGGGACTTGTCAACGTGCAGCTGGGGCCGCACGCTCCCTACACGGTACCCTTTGAGCTTATGAGGGATGTCGCCGACGCGGCGAAGGAAAACGATCTCGCCGTCCAGCTCCACTGGCTTGAGACGACAAGCGACTGGACCCTCTCTGAATCTTCAAAGAGCATGACGCCGGAGGAGTTCCTTGATAAGACCGGCCTGACCGGAGTCAAGCGGCTGCTCCTCGCGCACTGTGTCTGGATAGAAAAGGATAAACTGCCCTTCTACGCGCGCCCCAATATAACGGCGGCGCACAATCCGAAGAGCAACTGGAAACTCGGCAGCGGCACGGCTCCCGTGGCGGCGATGCAGAGGGCCGGAGTGACGGTCTCCATCGGTTCCGACGGCGCTTCGAGCAACAACCGCCTCGACATGTGGGACGAACTCCGCTTCGCGGCGCTTGCCCAGAAGGGCGCGAACATGGACCCGACGTTGCTCTCCGCGGAGGATGCCCTGCGCATGGCGACGGTGAACGGGGCGCGTGCTCTCGGATTTGAAAAGACGGGACTCATTAAGGAGGGATACACGGCGGACTTCATGCTGATCGACCTCGACCAGCCGCACTATGTCGGCTGGGACCTTGAAAATCTGCCTGGTTGCCTCGTATACGCCGGCTCCTCGGCGGACGTGAGGACGACGGTCGTCGCCGGCGAGACGCTCTATCACATGGGCGCCTTCACAAAGATGGACGCCGAAAAGGTCATGAACGACGCCCGCGCGGCGAGGCAATATCTCACCAGCGCCGAATAA
- a CDS encoding adenosylhomocysteinase, producing MRNEFKIADISLAPEGRRRMEWAWEYMPVLRLIAEKEAPAQPLAGVVVGTCLHLEAKTACLLKVLRQLGATVVTAGSNPLSTQDPICAALVEEEVHVFSRRGMTAEEYGENLREMLKWDPQVIIDDGGDVVTMIIEERRDLIKNILGGCEETTTGIKRLKAMADEGVLPFPMLAVNDAQSKHLFDNRYGTGQSVWDAILRTTNLIVAGKNVVISGYGWCGKGASKRAAGLGARVIVVEVDPHRALEALMDGFEVMDMNAASKVGDVFITVTGNTKVIRREHFENMKDGVLLANAGHFDVEVYVPDLRAIAVETRQSRDNIETFVTADGRRLHLLGEGRLVNLAAGDGHPVEIMDLSFAMQLLSSLYIANNRLAPGLYNVPEELDRRIAELKIESLGITIEKLTPEQEEYMASWRE from the coding sequence ATGAGAAATGAATTCAAGATCGCGGATATAAGTCTTGCTCCGGAGGGACGCCGGCGCATGGAGTGGGCCTGGGAATACATGCCCGTGCTTCGGCTCATCGCCGAAAAAGAGGCTCCCGCGCAGCCGCTCGCCGGCGTGGTGGTGGGAACCTGCCTTCACCTCGAGGCGAAGACGGCCTGCCTGCTGAAGGTGCTCCGCCAGCTCGGCGCTACGGTCGTCACCGCCGGCAGCAACCCGCTTTCGACGCAGGACCCGATATGCGCGGCTCTCGTTGAAGAGGAGGTCCACGTCTTCAGCCGCCGCGGGATGACGGCCGAGGAATACGGCGAGAACCTCCGCGAAATGCTTAAATGGGACCCGCAGGTGATCATCGACGACGGCGGCGACGTGGTGACGATGATAATCGAAGAGCGTCGCGACCTCATCAAAAATATCCTCGGCGGCTGCGAGGAGACGACCACCGGCATCAAACGCCTCAAGGCGATGGCCGACGAGGGCGTGCTGCCCTTCCCGATGCTGGCCGTCAACGACGCGCAGAGCAAGCACCTTTTCGATAACCGCTACGGCACGGGACAGTCGGTGTGGGACGCGATCCTGCGCACTACCAATCTTATCGTTGCCGGCAAGAACGTCGTCATATCCGGCTACGGTTGGTGCGGCAAGGGCGCTTCAAAGCGGGCGGCCGGGCTCGGCGCGCGCGTCATCGTTGTCGAGGTCGACCCGCACCGCGCGCTCGAAGCGCTGATGGACGGTTTTGAGGTGATGGATATGAACGCCGCGAGCAAAGTGGGCGATGTCTTCATCACCGTTACGGGAAACACTAAAGTGATCCGCCGGGAGCATTTTGAAAATATGAAGGACGGCGTCCTGCTGGCGAACGCCGGACACTTTGACGTCGAGGTGTACGTTCCCGACCTTCGCGCCATCGCCGTTGAAACGCGGCAGTCGCGCGACAATATAGAGACCTTTGTGACGGCGGACGGCCGCAGGCTCCATCTGCTCGGCGAGGGACGCCTCGTCAATCTTGCCGCCGGCGACGGACATCCCGTTGAAATAATGGATCTCAGCTTCGCGATGCAGCTGCTGTCGTCGCTTTACATCGCGAACAACAGGCTCGCGCCGGGGCTCTACAACGTACCGGAGGAGCTTGACCGCCGCATCGCCGAGCTCAAGATTGAATCTCTCGGAATAACGATTGAAAAACTCACGCCGGAACAGGAAGAATATATGGCGAGCTGGAGGGAATAA